In Phocoena phocoena chromosome 7, mPhoPho1.1, whole genome shotgun sequence, the genomic window TGTCTTACCACCTAGAGATaaccacttttaaaatattttaatgtctttatagACTCACAGAGTTACATATATTCGACTGGTTTCAATCAGATGCAATTATCATCATTACTGAAACTCCAGTTATTCTATCCCTGGCCAGTGGAAGCCACTTCAAGTTGTCTCCTGAGTCCTTTTGACAGGACCTTAGTAATCTGTGATAGCTTCCTCATTATCTGATAGGACTAGATGTCCCATGTTCCTCTTGTGCATTTACTGTTCCATTTACTGGAACCAGTTATTTCTCCAAGCCTTGATTTCCTTTAGTGAGAAATGATATTTCAAGACTACAATCTTGATGCTCTTTCTACTGAGTTGATCACTATTTCTAAGCTTTTTTAGTGTTAAGagctagtaaatatttatatataaagaaaaaatttatcatGAATTCATAGTGATATCTCCAAATTGAATTCAAAATTGCATTCCTTTTGCTTAGCCTCTTCTCTGTTGCATCTGGACCTCCTTTCTTCCACTTCAGGGCTTCCGGTTCTCAAAGGAAAAGGAGATAACAGAATTAGACTTTCCCATATTCATTTGGACAACAAGTTTTGGAATCACAAAATTATCAGCACCACTGATTTGGTtatcaaagcattaaaaaattgCATTTGCCCCTCTGATCACCCAcaccccattttttaaaattgtcgtACTATGTCTTTGGTGTCATAGCATGTAGCCAATGCATGTCATATTATCTCCCTCTTTGCCCTCGTTTCACCTCAGTTTATAGATAACAGTTTATTTAATGCTTGTCAACTGTCCTTATGTTGACATTTCCATAGTCATTCTGGTTGTTCAAGCTTATTTTCAAGTAGAGTCCTCTGAAAAGGCTCATAGAAACTTTATTCCTTGAGTTCTTACATATTGATAACAATTTGTGATCATTACAATGGAAGGTAAGTTTTGCCGACAGTAAAATTTTTGgcttacattttctttcattgagTATCTTAtaggcattatttcttttttatctgacATGAAGTGTTGGAAAGGTCTGATAATAATCTAATTTTCTTGCCCTTATAAGTAATAcggtcttttcttctttttagataCACAAAGGATTTTTTCTTAAACCTAGTCATTTTATTAGAATACTTCGTGGTACTGGTCATTCTGGATCAATAGTGTCAGTTATTTAGTGTGCTCTTTCAATATGTAGtttcatacttttttatattGGGAAAGTTTCCTTAAATTatagctttttaatatttaacttgtttcattattttcttcttcaggagCTCCTATTATCTCTCAAATCCTtatctcttttttcatttatgattataaattttcagcttttgattttcctgtttttcttaagATGCTTTCTATGGATTTGCTCTTGTGTgtcttttaatttagttttaattgctgacatacttgatttttttccttttacttctattttcttcCTGATATCTGATACCTTGTTTCTGACTTTTTCTAATTACAATTCATGCTGTTCTTTCAGgtcatttatcattttcttaatgtcttttagCTCATTTTGAAACATTAGGTTAAATTTTTGATGTTTTGAGAACACATTTTTCTAGCAGGTTTTCATTGTCTGCAATGATATTATAACgctctttattctttcatttcttataatAACTTCATATACTATTTGGCCTTGATACTTTCCTGTTGCTCATTTTTATATGGAATTAGTTTATACAAATCTTGGAAGGAAGCAAAATTCAGGATGGTTTTCCCACCTTCACAGAACTGCCTCTCCTGGTTTTCATATACTGTTCAAAAAAGTATGGTGGCTTGATGTCTTGGATTTCCTGCCTTGGATCCTCTCCCCCATGTTGATTGGgaccttctttttatttctgtcatcATTACCCAACTCAATTTTGATTCCACTCCCATaattgtttttctcagggtagagTCTTGTTCTAAGAGGGGATCTCAGTGGGTCAGTTTTGAGTTTGATTTTGCTACCCTCTTCAGTCtttcccaccacagggcctttgcactcactgGCTTTTGAAATGGGCAAAACCCCTCCCAATTTCAGCTGCTGCTCTCTGATTGGCATGTGACACTTTCCAGGAAATATTGATTGCCTATTTTGTGGTCTCATATTGTCAGGTCCATTAGACACCTTCATTTCTCCCTCTACTGTCACCCATACAGATGTAACTATTATTCTAGTCTTGTAGCTGTTGTTGGTTTGTCCTTGCCTCCTTGTATTTTGGGGTTGGTGAGGATACCTTGTCACTTAGTTTTGTTGTAAttttatccatgggttttaagttttgctttctgtttttatgtggaGGTTCAGAAATATTCAAAAAATGCTGCTGCTGCCTTTGActaaatttgattttaattttaacaggCATTCTATTTGTTAATCTCTCCAAAGAGACAAGATAAAAAATTGCATAGGCAAGCTTTCCAATTCATTCAAAATCCAGTTAACAAGGAAGCTCAAATAgttgatttttgcatgtatgcTATTCAGGATCTATTGAAAACTGAAACCCCTCACGCAATTCACTGAGTTAGCAAAGACTTAGTCCTATCATTCTACACCATCTATAACTACATATGCATTACACTATAATACCTATTATACCAATACCTGACATACAGCATGAAATTCTAAGTACTCCGAGACAAGTATCATGTAGGGCGTTAGTGATGACTATTATCTAACAGGAATGTTCAATTAATAAGCGTATTCCTATTGCCAGTAAGTTAATTGTGCTGAATCTCTGACTCATTCTTGAAATAATCAATTCCCTAATTCCTTATGAATTTGCAGTGTGTATTtagaatgttaaaatttttttttctttttggcagttTGGGAAATTATGCATCGCTTCATGGACAAATATATTGTAAACCTCACTTTAAACAACTTTTCAAATCTAAAGGAAATTATGATGAAGGTTTTGGACACAAACAGCATAAAGATCGATGGAATTGCAAAAATCAAAGCAGCTCAGTTGACTTTACTCCCAACGAAGAACCAAATATGTGTAAAAACAATGCGGAAAATACCCCCATGCTTGGAGagcttaataaacatttagatGCTGGTAACAGTGAAGGGCAAAGGGATGACTTGAGAAAATGTGGGGCGAggggaaaattaaaaatcatttggcCCCCTTCCAGGGAGATGCCTAAGAAAACCTTCCCCCTTGAGGAGGAGCTCAAAATGAGTAAACCTAAATGGCCACCGGAAATGACAACCTCTACATCTGCTGAATTTAAAAGTGAGTCGCAGATAGAACACATGAAAACTGtggaaaataaagaacaagataACATTTCTTTCCTGCAACCATGTCTGCAGCCCATCCACATGTGTCAGAAAGTGGATTATACAGgaatcaaagaaatggaaatgtatgaagcaagaaaagatgagaagaaggaaggaaataagaatgtGCAAGATAAGCTGAATGAGCCCAAAGATACAAAGAATAAGAGGAAAAGTGAAATGGATCTTCATGACAACAGTAATGTGGTTGTGCAGAGTgctgagaaggagaaaaatgaaaaacctaaTGAACCTGATGGTACAGAAGTTTTACAGGTTACTAACACTGATGATGAGGTGGTGCCAGAAAATCGTAAAGAGAATttgaataagaataataataacaattatgtAGCAGTGTCATATCTGAATAATCGCAGGCAGAAGACATCTATTTTAGAATTTCCTAATCTATTGCCACTGTCAAGTGAAGCGCACTACACTGCAAATGAATATCAAACTGAAAACTTAGAAAATGCTTCTAGAATCTCAGAGTTACTTGGTGTATTTGAATCTGAAAAGACTTACTCGGGGAATGTACTGGCTATGGCTCTTGATAAACAGACTGACAGAGCTACTGCTGGCAGTCCTATGCAGTCTGTCCCCAAGTCAGGCCTCAATGACAGGATCATAGTAAAGGGGAAAAGGTCAATGCCCTCTTCTGATACAAATATCTTGAATATCAAAGGAAACCACTCAAATAACAAAAACCTAcagttcttcttttctaacacCGTGAAAATTGCTGCTTTTTCCACGAAGAATGAGAACATTTTTAAGAGTAATTTAATAGATTCTGTAgatcaaattaaaaatatgccATGTTTATATCTAAGAGAATTGGAGAAGGACATCAGACATTGGCATGGTGAAACAATAGGAGCAGCACGTATTAATGGAAACACAAGTTTTGATGTTTCAAGCAGTGAATTTACagctgagcctccatttcccacGGTGGAGGTCCAGTTTGAACAACTCACGGTGgaagagcaaattaaaaggaACAGGTGCTACAGTGACACTGAGTGAAACATCTCTGGCCACTTGCAGTCTGCACTCAGGCATCGAGAAATATCAATGCCCTGAAATAGGACTTTGGGGATTCTGATAACCTTTTGTTGAACTTGTAAACGTTCAGAAATCTCATGTCtatcacaatggaatattccttgCATTACGCTATACGTTGTTTTTCATAATTGGTTTGAATCTGAATGGAACGAAGAGATGAAACAACATGGCTCTGTTTTCCTGTCAAACGGCACTTAAGTATATTGCTCTGTTTTTCAACATGCCAGATAACATCACTGGTGACATTCTATACTGCTGACATTTATCACTGTTCTTAAACTTCCTCTATAATTTctgctgaaataaaattaaaccacCTGGGGTGCAAACCAAAacacttgtgtttcttttttccatacatattgtcATTCTAAGTATGTATGTTTTCCATGATTTAGGAAGTATTTGTCTTGGGCCAAatatttaatacacacacacacacacacgcacacacgcacacacacacacacacacacacacacacacgctcctggaaaaattaaatactaaacCAAAGCCGCAGTattgttagaaaatataaaatattctttctcctttttgctCTTTCTGTAAAGATACAAACGGTACTGTGGTTCTTTAATTAATTACCTACATTAAACTATCATGGAACATGTCTATAAACATGTAATGAAAAATATCAGTTTTCTTCAAATTAATGTGGAGTCCATACTCAGAAATCAAATGAACTGGAAAGGTTTTAGAAGTTACTTAAATGAATTATGCCAATTGCATTTTTAATTGCTTACTATATGCAATTGATAAACATACAAGCGATATCACTACATcttgtcagatttttttcttatcctaattaatggatattaattttttctgttaGGAAAACAGAAGATTTGGCTTCTGAATTTTCTGCTGAATTTGCCTTTCCTCAAATACATTTGATGATTCTAAGAAGAAAACTAACATGAATATAAATGAGCTGCTTCCTGGTGATATTGAATGTACGTATATGAAACAGGCCCTATCCCATATTTTCCTACATAAGCACAGACCATTGCCTGTCCAAACCAAAATGCAGTGTTGAAAACTCGctctttttagaaattataaCGATTCTCTCTTGTTAGTATGTTCTCAACAGATACCTGAGACattattagtttgctagggctgccatacaaAGTACCACATAgtggatggcttaaacaagagaaatttactCTCAGAGTTCTAGAGGTTGGATGTTcaagaccaaggtgtcagcaggattggttTCTCCTAAGGCGTCTCTCCTTGACTTACAGACGGCTGCCCTCTCACTCTGTCCTCATATGGCCTCTCCCCTGTGCAGGTGCCCTGctgatgtctcttcctcttcctgtaaAGACACTAGTCCTATTGGGTTAGGGCCCCTCTCTgaggacctcatttaaccttaattacctctataACAGCCCTACGtctaaatatagtcacattgggggatagggcttcaacatatacattttgtGGGGACATTTTTACTCAATTTAATTGAATACTGTGAGAGTCTGCCAAGAAAATAGTAAGCTGTGGGGCTACAGTAGCAAAATTATTGTTTAAATTGAATTAGTGCACTTTTGCACTGCTCTTCCTATATTCTTAAAGACACAACATTATACCTACAATCATATATGCTGAAATTACACAAATGTTTccatagagaaaaaataatttatgaatgaTCATGACATAGTATCTTAAGATATAGTTTCTTAATGTCAGCTGTGCTTTTACAAAAGTGcctttctttataaaattctaCCTTGGGACTCTGCCCACTTAATCTTTGTAACCCAGTCCACTGTTCAGTTATGTTAAAACTTGGGATTAAAATAAGCTAAGGTACATATCagggaaaacaatagaaaaatatgaattgtTCTTCTGTTTACCCTTCATTCAATCAACaacatattgttttaaaatcttctttatcAGAAATATCTTAATTATTGACTTCATCATCTTCCTTAGATGACatgtaagactttttaaaaattcagatatacGTAGAAGtccaaatattgttttatttagtaATGAGTATTGTTTCACTCTATGACAAAATCTTTcagctaaataaataacaagCTTTAGGAACTAAAGTACAGATAAACACACAAATCCAAAATACAGCAAGTTTTCTTATTGTTGCAGACAGGGTATCAGTTTGCCGGGGCTGCCATAGCTAAGTACTACAGACTGAAGAGCTTAAACagccagaaatttattttcacacaattctggaggctgaagtccaagatcaagttggcAAGTTGGTTTCTTCCGATGCCTCTCTACTTGGCTTACAAATGGTCATCTTCTTTCTGTCATGGTCTTTCTTTTGTATGgatctgtgtccagatttcttCCTCTTATAGTGACACCggttatattggattagggcctaccttaatgacctcattttacattAATTATCACTTCAAAGACCCAACCTCCAAATGTAGTCACTTTTCCAGATACTGGGGGTTAaggacttcaacatattaattttagagggacacagttcagtccataacagcagTAATCCCCTTTCACCttgagtctttttaaaatacatctattAATATTATGCAACAACTTCCCCAATAATTTTTCACTTGGGATTTATATCACAGAACTATGTCATATATAGATTTATGCTATAAAAATTAGTATTTCCAGGAAAATAACTCTCTTTCAAAGGAATCAAAATGGGCTCATGATAGACCAAGTGGTTTACCAGAGGAGGCTGTATGATGTCAGAGCTTAGCATGTAAGgggttttgcattattttttcaggACTGGACCTTCCAATGAATCTTATAAAAATGTCCTGTTACccagaaaactgtgctgaatTATCTTTTTCAGCTTCCACACAATCAACCCTTGTGAGAGATTTGGAACTCTAGGCAGCACATTCTTTGGTTTAGGACAATGGTTTTCCCACAGTGCAATAATACTGCAGAATGCACACCTACTACCCAGTCCCTAATGTGCAACCAACATGTGCAGCTGCCATATTTTTCCCCAGACTAACAATTCTCTATAAACATCTCTAGAGTAATTTCTAAAGgcacattaattttttaaggaactggaagatagaaaaataatactttctcTGCTATGTTTTAGTAACTGGCTACTAATTACTATCCAACTGAGGAGGAGAAAAGTTTTCCCATTGCTAAGAAAATGAACTTATAGAAAGACAATCACAGATGTTGCAGTGAAAGAGAAGTGCAATACATTTTCTCCTCTCTGGAAATGCTATTGAGAACCAAGGGTGATTTCCATATCTaatgtaaaagtttaaaaatctgcAGGTATTAACAGTAATATAAAATCTTACTTTAGAAAAATTGAATTTACATGGAGTTCAGAAATAGGCAATGAACGTAATACTCAGATTCAAAATAAGAGCCATGAGAGCATATGAGAGGTACTGAAGAATTTGGAGTCTCAGTCTCATGGAAATTATCTCTAATAGAAGACAAGAAATATTTTTGGATAAATATAATCTAAAAGTAATTTAatctcagatttgatggagtCTTTTGGAAAGGCTAATTTAAGCTACCTAACAAGGTTCATTCACCATGGATATTTCCCCCCtaaaatattataagaaattttaaaactttaggtATTTGTATGCAAATTAAGTGATAGAGGGAAAGTAATAGTTGTAGATTGTCTACAATAGGATCATTATCTTTTAATATAGTACCTCTTTGTAGAAAGTAAACTGATGGATAGAAAGCCTGAAAATATAGACTGTGGTGCCCTAGTCAACAGCCATTCCACAAATATTATGGAACCCTTGATATGTGTTAgcacagtgatttttctttttaagaataaatcATGGTACCTTCCATTTAAGCTCTCAGACTGGaataaaaaacacttaaaaaaaaacattaattacAGCTGATGCTTATGGATATAGAGGGAACCAACCCAGGAAAACGTATAACCACAAAGAGTTCTCTTAAACTGAAAGACTTCAAAGTAGTAGTAAATAAACAGGTGGGAAATTTGGGGATTTGAAAGctaaactgtcttcattttgcCATAATCATAATTTACTTTGATGTAATTATGTGGTTGTGGATTCTACTATGCACAGGCAAGATTCCCCCTGCAGGAATGAATGATTTACTTCCCCAGATGCTGGAAGTACTGCCCACAGAAGCCTCTTCTCTTTCAGACCCCTGCCAGGATTGGTCTAGCAAAAGAGAGCCACTTCCCTCAACATGGACTGTATTCAGTAATGATCAATGAAAGGACAACCCGGCACAAATCTGAAGGGTCACTCCAATGTCGATCTCCCTGTAAGGTTGGCTGAGGTCTCTACTGAGCCTACAACACAACTCAACTTCTCCTTCTGCCCAATCTGCCTTCTTCCTCATCCCTTCCCTGCCCTTGGAACCAAGAGCACACCCTGATAAAACATCCCCAACATTAATCTCTGTCTCAGAATCAATGTCTTTGAGAACGCAACCTGGACCAGCTGGTGCTAGGAGTGGCCCAAGAAAGCAGATACTGGCATGATATTTGGAGCTAAAATATTTGCTGCCTGACACTGGGCACAAGATGGCAGTGCAATTGTTAAAAATCCCAGCATTGTTGAACTAGAATGGCTATACTGATTGAAGCAAATCCCTAGCTGGTACCATATGTCAGATATTTCAGATGTGTAGGAGAAATAGCAATTACTGCAATGAAAATGGAACTGAGTGGCCATTGTTAAGCCCTGTCACTCTGTGGGGAAAAATTAACAGAACACTGAAAGTAGTAATCAACAACAAAAGGCTAAATAAATGTGGTTTAATTGTAAGAGTAGCTGAGCCCCATGGAAGGTTAAAGTTTTTGCCAAGGTCAGGGACTTGTTTGGAAAAGAATGGGGTCCAGAACATGGATGGAGATAAGTTGGCTGATGCAACCAAAAATGTTGAAACCCCAGATTCCTCTGAATGACCTGAGCCTATGGAAGTGGCCCATTCCTCCCTATTAAAGGTTAACACTTAAATTCTTACTCAAAGATGATGTGGGTCTTCTCCCCAATCAACTGGGTGCTTCTGCTGGTCTTAGCTGACCTCACTCAAGTATCAGCAAGTCTTCTGGGAGCTGTATTCTAGGTTGTGCTTAGCTGGGACAGCTCTGTAGTAGGTGATTCATCCTTCTCCTGTGACCTGAGCATGTGATTCTGAGCATGCCCTTCTTATGGTGATGGCAGAAgtaaaagagaagaaggagaaacacTGGCACACCATTTACTTCTGCCTCATTCTAATGGCCGAAGCAAGTCTTATATTCAGAGTCAGAGTGAGAGCACTGCAAGCCTCTAGTTGTATAGTGTTTACTTACAGCAAGAGGGGAGAGAGTGTGTGCAAGATCCAGCCCCTTACAATGTGTTGGTCCACCATGGCTGGTGGGTCCACTCCATAGCCAACATGGGCAGTGTCAACTCACTTCATGCTACAGTAGAAGGACCCTGACCCTTGCCCCATGGAGTCTGAAATATAGGAAGCTGAGGGTGTTCCCAAGAGCCATTGACACACCAAAGCTAAGCAATTCCAACAAAAGTTTGCATGTACCCTGATACGGAGGGAACAGGCTTGTAGGTACAGGCTGTGCTCTGAGCATTGCGTGCAGTGTGATTTGTGACCTTTCCAGCATGTCCTTTAGGAGCACAGGGTTCTTTGGGGTAAAAAAGAGGAGGTGTCCTGCTGCACTTGGACCCATCCCACACATGATTTCTGATGAATGAAGATTTAAAAGTTTCATAGAGACAATAATTGGTAACGACAACTACAGTATCCACCCTCTCATTTGCCACATGTTTTGTGAGATGGTGGcacatgtttatttattaattctcaTGGTGTTCCTTTCATCTCCATTAACTCTTTCTTTTAGGAGCAGGACAAACTGGTTAACGGATATTTCTGGTAAACAAACCTTTCTATATTTCCTATATAGAAATTTCCTCAAACAAATTAGTTAAAAAGCCAATTCCAAAATGATTTGTTATTTCCTGAACTCTATCTAACCTAAAATATTTCTCGTTTGATAAAAGTTTCAGGGATTTTGTAACTGagatgatacataaaacacaaTTAAGCTGGCAATGTCTAAGaacaaataatggaaaaaaaaatattaaatgccatACCCTAGttctttttaaagtcttaaaaaaatcttaatccCTGAATTTCATACTGTAAGTGTACATGTTTGTATGTGTgaatgtgagtgtatgtgtttaGTAGCTAATatccaaattattaaaaaaatatcaatatCAGCACTTTTCAATGCTGTTCAGCCTGTTTTTAGCAAGCCAACACATTTAATCTTACTGCTGTCAAAATCACCAACACTGGATGCGTACTTGTTATAAGTTAATAACAACATTATTTGGATATTTATTATCAAATGGATAACATTTATGTTACCAACTGTAATATTCAGGTTATGCAGTTTACTCGCTTTTTTGTTAATACTTTCATTGGTTTGTTGTTGACGACGTAGATATAGTACTTGTAAGCAAATGCACGTCCATTAACGTAATTCTTGTAACCATATTATAGCTACTCAAAACATTATActaatctcttttatttcctcatctctatGATTCCTAGCAATTTTACCCATGCCCAAGGCTTCAATTATCTCTTTAATATCGgtaactcccaaatttatatcacCTTCCCTGAGCTCTCCTCTGAACACTAGAATCATATAGACAACTGCCTGTTTGACAGTTTCTCTTGGGTGTTTCAATGGCACCTTAAATCCAGCATGTCCAAATCAGAGCAGCACCCACTCCCTACCTCCAGCGTCAAACTTGGGTCTCTCCCTCTATTTCCTATCTCAGACTCCATTAGCCATCCAGTTGCTAAAAAACTAGGACTCATATTTTATACTCTTACTTTTTCATCCATTCACAATTAAAATCTTTCACCAAATCCAATTGATTTTTACTGCTTAAATAACTCTCTTACCTTTTCTTCCTAGCACAAATCACATTTGtagttttatgtgtttttaacaaattatttGTTGAGTGCAATTAGCACTCAACCCCATCCCTCCCATACTGACTGAAAGCTTTATAAAGAAAGGACTGGGTCTGATTTTACTCTCCACATTTCCTCAAGTCCCAGCAAAAAGTTTGGTGTATGGTagacatttaattaattttgaaaaaattgaaAGAGCCAATCACTATTTAAATCTAAAACTTGAGCCACTGTATTAGAATTACATATGGAAATGGATAAGGATATCTACTGGAATGGTTTTTGCATTATACACAAAGTTTCAACCACAGACTATGTTGATAATATTTAAAAGCAATACTTCCAAGAGAACTGCAGTTGTACTCCCAGATTGCCAATTTAAATGTCAATGGCACCATTGGGCATTTTTCTAGAACAATGGCTGAATGGGTAGACTTCATTATTACAAATAGTGCTAGACAGATTTTTACaggaaaacatgtttattttcttaaagactGACAAAATTAATTCAGTACCTAAGGATAGACAAATTCATTCATACAAATACACTCATAAATACATGTGAAATCTGTATTAATATACATTACAATAGCTTTAAAGTGTATATTTTCCCATGTATTAGTAGTTACCTTTTTCTGTACAATAACTTGTATAGAACATTTTGGTTGGATAGTTAAAGGCTGGAATGATGATAAGTCTTTGATTTGGAGGTCACATTTCAAAAAGTATACccacatataaataaaatgatgttaaatatggaattttaaagGAACTTATTTAAAGTATAACAATTCATATGGTAATACCTCTATTATTTTTACTAGCTATAGAAGTTTATGTGGTTCTCTTGTAATTTATAAAGCATGTCAATATGATTTATCTCAGTCTTCACAAAAACCCTATACTGTATGTAAATCTTTACTTCACCTGACATAtaaagaaactggggctcagagaggataCATATTTATCCCAAGATAACCcagtaaattagaaatgaaagagatctTAGAATTCCTAGTTTAAATTTGAGGAAAACAAGATTTAGAGATTTTGAGTTGCCCAAGATCACGCATTTAATACTGTGACACAAAGACATGAAAAAGAGTTATTATTTGAAGTCCCATACCCTTTCCTCCATCCAAACAGTCTCTGTGAAAAGTTTGTTGTGATTTTGCTACCAAGaatttaaacttcattttctgactttattttttgctCCTGCATTTATCATTGTATAtaattgtgatatatatatatatatatgtgtgtatgtgtgtatatatcacttATGCGTACATGTTCATctatgtgtgcatatacatatgtatgcacacacactaATGTTCTAATGTTCTAGCACTACATGAAACATCTATTGCTCAATCAAGGTCCTACACGTGATTTGGCTGAAAAAACAATTTATTAGTTTTTACATAAACACATAATTTCAATATGTTTAGAAATTTAATGTGTTGATGATTTTAATGAACTTAGATAACCTATGGAGTCCAttgtttttggaagattttaacaagaattgaaaagaaaaaaaaaggtctggattaaccattcttttcttttctttttttatttaacatctttattgcggtataattgctttacaatggtgtgttagtttctgctttataacaaagtgaatcagttatacatatacatatgttcccatatctcttccctcttgcgtctccctccctcccaccctccctatcccactcccctaggtggtcacaaagcaccgagctgatatccctgtgctatgcggctgcttcccactagctatctaccttacgtctggtagtgaatatatgtccatgcctctctctcgctttgtcacagctcatccttccccctccccatatcctcaagtccgttctccagtaggtctgtgtctttattcctgtcttacccctaggttcttcatgacatttttttttccttaaat contains:
- the XIRP2 gene encoding xin actin-binding repeat-containing protein 2 isoform X2, which gives rise to MFPMQKGSLNLLRQKWESSDYQKNECSPRGSRCRLFQPQENKLLEPEGEAASVPGPPDPPNLPRSVGEEMLSSEPEEKFPEDKSDNSRDYGRPEVLKEDSLSGRRRIERFSIALDELRSVFEAPRSGNRQAGPAEYSQKEVEIERNLYSPTFKSQPGSQSDDSVKDSDKKGEETPFDKMSPESGHSHIFEVTAGPSKPARGFAEDGAAQREGVSDLQEVVSLKERMARYQAAVSKGDCRSFSTNVLEESEMCTVPGGLARVKKQFEKDKIASSSNTFTQYQYQHQDRSEQEVIRSSQVDIAGHSQEMERNEQETSKAHKIDVLGTEMVSHLEKHTVEISQASPLHQYVQETVIDTPEDEEIPKVSTKFLKEQFEKSAQEKVLYSDKETTPTKQIKKLQLQDKEICILCQKTVYPMECLVADRQSFHKSCFRCHHCNSKLSLGNYASLHGQIYCKPHFKQLFKSKGNYDEGFGHKQHKDRWNCKNQSSSVDFTPNEEPNMCKNNAENTPMLGELNKHLDAGNSEGQRDDLRKCGARGKLKIIWPPSREMPKKTFPLEEELKMSKPKWPPEMTTSTSAEFKSESQIEHMKTVENKEQDNISFLQPCLQPIHMCQKVDYTGIKEMEMYEARKDEKKEGNKNVQDKLNEPKDTKNKRKSEMDLHDNSNVVVQSAEKEKNEKPNEPDGTEVLQVTNTDDEVVPENRKENLNKNNNNNYVAVSYLNNRRQKTSILEFPNLLPLSSEAHYTANEYQTENLENASRISELLGVFESEKTYSGNVLAMALDKQTDRATAGSPMQSVPKSGLNDRIIVKGKRSMPSSDTNILNIKGNHSNNKNLQFFFSNTVKIAAFSTKNENIFKSNLIDSVDQIKNMPCLYLRELEKDIRHWHGETIGAARINGNTSFDVSSSEFTAEPPFPTVEVQFEQLTVEEQIKRNRCYSDTE